The stretch of DNA CATCTGCCGCCAGGCTGCGTGCCGCGCTTATGCCGCGGTGCTTCGGCTACCCTGTGCGGCATCCATCAACGCCGTGAAGCGGTCGAACAGGTAGGCGATGTCATGCGGCCCCGGTGATGCTTCCGGGTGGCCCTGAAAGCAAAACGCCGGACGGTCCGTCAGCGCAAAACCCTGCAGCGAGCCATCGAATAACGAAACGTGTGTCACACGGGCATTGGCGGGCAAGGTAGCCGCATCGACCGCAAAACCATGGTTTTGCGACGTAATGACAACGCGACCGTCTTCGAGATCTTTCACCGGATGATTGGCGCCGTGATGTCCGGTTTTCATCTTCACGGTTTTGGCGCCCAGCGCGAGGCCCATGATCTGGTGTCCAAGGCAAATGCCGAAGGTCGGAATGCCCTGCTCGATCAAGGTTTTCGTGGCGGCGATCGCATACTCGCAAGGCTCCGGATCGCCCGGGCCATTCGAGAGGAAAATGCCATCGGGCCTGAGCGCGAGCGCATCAGCCGCAGAGGCTTCAGCGGGCAGCACGGTGACGTGACAGCCGCGCTCGGCAAGCATGCGCAAAATGTTGTACTTGACGCCGAAATCGAAGGCCACCACGCGATACTTCGGCGCTTCCTGCACGCCATAGCCCTGGCCCAGACGCCATTCGGCCTGGGTCCAGGCGAAAGAAGACGGGGTGGACACCACTTTGGCCAGATCCATGCCGGCTAGCCCAGGAAACGCGCGTGCCAGCTCAATGGCCCGGGCTTCGTCGTCCAGACCCGCGACAATCGCGCCATTCTGGGCGCCCTTGTCGCGCAGCAGGCGCGTCAGCTTGCGGGTGTCGATACCCGCGATGGCAACCACGCCTTCTGCGGTGAGATAGTCGGAAAGCGAACGCTGCGCGCGGAAATTCGACATCTGAACCGGCAGGTCGCGGATGATCAGGCCAGCAGCATGAACTTTCGAGGCTTCGACGTCTTCGTCGTTGACGCCCACATTACCGATATGCGGATACGTCAGGGTAACGATCTGGCGGGCATAGCTGGGGTCGGTCAGGATTTCCTGATAGCCAGTCATTGCCGTATTGAAAACGACTTCGCCGACGGTATGACCAGCAGCGCCGATCGAATAACCACGAAAGACCGTGCCGTCGGCAAGCGCGAGTAAAGCGGGGGGAAGGGACGGCAACACGGGGGGAACTCCTTGGGGGAACACCCTGTTGCCAACCTGTTTATCCGGCCAGCAAAGCCGCGTCGAAACGCATCAAACGATGCGCGCGCAGACTCGCCCGGCGCGTGGAAGGCAAACCCTATCATTCGCACAGTTCGGGCACAAAACCCGCAGGGAAATCCAGCAAGGCTTCCGCTTTAAAGCTTGAGGCCGATGAATTTTTGCCTGTCATGGCGGATTGTGCCGTTGGTCGTGTGTAGCTCGCGGAATTGGCTCGCTGTGAATGAGATAGGTAACCTGGATGACGCGCGGCGGATGAACGGGATGAAAAAGGTAGGCGCTAGGGTTCGGGTTGATAAGCTCAAACTTTCGGATTATAGCGCCAAAATACCCTTTCTTTCAAATTCAGGATGGCCATCCACGGTGCGGTGAGACTCGTGGAATATTCGCGCTCACCGCATCGCCAAGGCGCTTTAGCCCTTGATTTCAGGCCAATGGCCTGGCCAGCGTGCGGCTGGGCAGGAAATACCAGATCGCACTCAACACCTGCAGCACCAGCAAAATGCTCCACGCGCTCAGGTGCGCGGCACTTGGATAATGCCCTGCGGTCATCGGCCAAAGCGACAGCACAGCGCCCACGCCAAGCTGAAAACCAAAAATCAGCAAAAAGATCACTAGCGTGAAAGTGGTATTCGCCCGGCCGATCAAATGCGCCGGGAAATGCCGGGCCAGGATCGCGTAGCTCAAGATACCGGTTCCGCCAAAAATCCCATACGCGCCCCAGAGCAGGCTGGCAGGTAGTGGCGCGCCCAACATGATCAGCAACTGGGCCATCACGAAAAGCACCATGCCCCCACCGCAAAAGGCGTAAAGCGACACGCCCCGCCGCTCAAGGCTACGCGCCGCCGCGCCGAAACCCACGCAGCCCGCCATCATCGCCACGCCCAGCACGGAAACCAGTGCCGCCGCCTCTGCCGATGCCAGCCCGGCGACATCGCGCAACCACGCGCCCACCCACAACGATTGCATGGCGTAGAACACGCCCTGGGTCACCACCGAAAACGATGCGATCTTCCAGAACGCGGCGCTTTTCAGAATGTGCAGCGTCCCCTTGAACTGACCCGCAAGGCTCGCCTGGCGGTGGGTTTCGCGCGTATCGGGCACGCACGCCCAAATGGATACGGCCACGAGAACCGTCAACACGCCTAGCGCCATACAGATAGTGCGCCAGCCGGTGAAACCCAGCATCCAGGTGAGCGGCGAACCCACTACCACACCGCCCAGCCCGCCCACCGCCATCACCAGGCCATTCATCAAGGGCAAACGTCCAACGGGAAAATACTGCGCCAGCGCCTTGAAAGCCGCGCCCAGGCATACCGAGACGCCAACCCCCGTCAAAAGCCGCCCGACCATCATCACGCCGAGGCTATGCGCCGTGCCGAACACCCAAACGCCTACTGCGGCAAAAAGCAGCGTGGCAGCGGTCACCCGGCGCGAACCGTAATGGTCCAGAAAAACACCTGCCGGAATTTGCGCACTGGCAAAGCCCAGAAAATAAAGACTGGTGAGCAAACCCAGATCGACAGCGGATAGCCCTAGATCATGCGTAATAAACGGCGCAAAACCTAAATTGATGCCCCGAAAAACGTAGGAAACAAAATAGCCGAGAGAAAACAGGAAGAAAACACGAGTTTGTGTTGACGACATAGTGAGGAAAAATCGAGCCTTTCTGATTGGACCTGAAACGAGCAAACACAAACGATCAAAAAACCAGCGCGACAGGACAAAGCGGCCTTGACCAGGCCTCAAGCGCGAAATGCATCAAAAACCTGTCATAAACCTGCCGCAAACAAAAATGCCGTCATCGCAAAGATGACGGCACCTGCTGACAAGGCATGAGCCGAGCTGACATCAGGCTCGGCTCACATACGCCTCACCACCCGATAGGGCCCGCTCTCGCTCTTGTTGTAACTGAGCGCTTGTCCGCATTTTCACGCGTGAGCGATGACTGATTAGCGGCTTGCAACCTTCGACGTCTTGCTGGCTGCTTTCGCCACGGGCTTGCCTTTGCTCGCCGGAGAAGCGGTTTTCGCCCCCCTGGCGGTACCCGATGAAGCACTCGCTTTTTTGCCGTGCGCTCCCTGTGCGCCCTTTGCTGCACGCACATGGGTACTGATCTTCTCAACCCGGCCGCCCCGCACATTCGTCGCAATCCGCTGCGGCCCCGGCTCGCTCGGCAACGCCCGGCCAACCGGCACATGCAACACCACAACCTGCCCCGGCGCCACCACAGTGCCATGCGATTTATTCCAGGATCTGAGTTGCGCCACCGACACGCCATAGCGCACTGCCAGCGCAGCCATCGTTTGCTTGCGCCGCACGCGAATCAACATCTTGCGTGTGTCCGGCACATCGGGCTCCATGGCCAGCATGCCGCTTTCCGCGACATCGGCGCTGATATCCTCATCATCGTCGCCACGCGGCACAACAATGGTGGAACCGGGTTTCAGACGCATTCCAGCGGGAATCTTGTTGACGGCCATCAACGTTGAAGCATCCACGCCGATTTTTTGTGCAATGACTGCTGGACCGGCACGCTCGGTTACCGTGTAAGTCGTCCACGACGAAAGCGAGCCCGTGTACGTCCTTAGATTGCGCTCGAACGCGCTGGCATTGTCGAATGGCAGCAGGATTTGCGGCTGGGTCGCGCCGAGAATCACGGGTTTTCTGAACGACGGATTCAGCGAGCGGAACTCGTCGCTGGTCATGTTCGCCAGCTTCGCAGCCGTGTCGACATCGATATCGCGCGATGTCGTGACGGTCACGAAATACGGATGGTTTGGAATCGGCGGCAAGGTCAGACCATACGTCTGCGGATTGGCCACGATATCCTTGACCGCCTGCAGTTTGGGCACGTAATGACGGGTCTCGTTAGGCATGCGCAAGCTTTGATAATCGGTCGGCAAGCCGGCCGCCTCATTGCGCGCGATCGCGCGTTGCACATTGCCCTCGCCCCAGTTGTAGGCCGCCAGCGCAAGGTACCAGTCGCCAAACATGTCATGCAGGCGCGACAGATAATCCAGCGCAGCGCTGGTCGACGCGAGCACGTCACGGCGCTCGTCTTGCCACATGTTCTGTTTGAGCTTGTACGAGCGGCCCGTGCCAGGAATGAACTGCCACATGCCTGCCGCTTTGGCCACCGATAACGCCTGGGGGTTATAGGCGGATTCGATAAAGGGCAGCAGCGCGAGCTCGGTGGGCATATGCCGCGCCTCGAGCTCTTCGACGATGTGGTACAGGTATTTTTGCGAACGCTCCGTCATACGCTGCACATACTCGGGACGCTGGGCGTACCAGGTCACCTGCATATCAACCAGATCGCTTCGCAGATCAGGCATCTGGAAACCGCGTCGAATCCGGCCCCAAAGATCGCTATCGCCACTCGTCAGCTGAGTGACGGAGCCTTGATCAATATCGATGGTTTCGTTAGCGCTGGCTGTTTTGCGAAGCGCGTCGGCGACGGCTTGCTTGCTGGCTGGATTGAAGACGGTTGAGGCGGCGGGAGAACGCTTGGCTACGGGTTCCGTGCTGGCGCAGGCAGCAAGCGTCAGAACCAGTAACGCACTAAAAATAAATCGCATGAATGTGTGCACTTCCGAAGGGACTGGAATTTGCAGCCGATAGTACGAAAGTGCCTCGCCCGAGTCAATAAAAAATAACAAAAAACCCAAACAAATCTTGGGCTTGGAGAAGCATTCAAATTTTCAGGATGAGCTTTCCGGGATGCTACGCAAGATTAACGAAAACGGTTTTTCCATTCGCGCATCAATGTGAATACGGCTAGCCGATCCGGCACCGTTTCATGAAACTGTTGTGCGAGCGTCTCTTGAATTTCGGCGCTACCGGTTCGCAAAAAAGGGTTGACCTTCCGTTCATGAGCCAATGTCGTAGGCAAAGTGGGCAAGCCGCGCTCGCGCAACGCTTCGGCTTCGGTACGCCAAGCCTGAAGCGCGGCATTGCCAGGCTCGCACGCAAGGGCGAAGCGAATATTGGATAACGTATATTCGTGGGCGCAATGAACCAGGGTAGCGTCAGGCAACGCGGCGAGCGCATCGAGCGAAGCCAGCATTTGCGCGGGCGTACCTTCGAAAAGCCGGCCACAGCCGCAGGAAAAAAGCGTGTCGCCACAAAAAAGATGCGGCGGACCGTTATTATCTGCCGCCTGAAAGTATGCGATATGCCCCAAGGTATGGCCTGGCACATCGAGTACAGCCAGATCGAGCGCAGGTTGCTCAAGACTTATCCGGTCAGCCGCACCCACGGGGTAGGTCAGATGCCTGATCGCCTCGCGGGCTGGCCCATACACAGGAACCACATGGTCATTCAGCAGATCGGCCACTCCACCGACGTGATCCCGATGGTGGTGCGTGAGTAAAATAGCACCCAGCCGCCAGCCCCGTTGCGCCAGACAGGCACGCACCGGAGCAGCATCCCCCGGATCGACAGCCACCGCATGCGTTCCGTCCGACACCAGCCAGATGTAGTTGTCCTCGAAAGCCGGGACGGGTACGTACTCAAGCGCATTCATAGGCGACGCATTCTTCAATATGTCTAACCGACCGATTATAGACTGGCCTGCCTGGACCCATTCCCCGCCAGGACGCTATGTCCTGCAATGGGAGCAGGCACAACTCGATCATGTGGTTTCGGATATTTTCGGCTACCACGCGCTCCAGCTTGGCTTGCCGCAACTCGATGCGCTGCGCGAAAACCGGATGCCGTGCCGGGGTCTGGTGCTCGACACGGCCAGCGGCGCCAGCGCGCCGTACACCGTGCCTCCGGCCACCCGGATTAAAACCCTTGCCCAGCAGCATGCGCCAGCAGACCGGAGCACCCTCTGGTGCGACCTGCTCGATTTGCCGTTCGAAGCGCAAAGCGTCGACCTGATCGTGATGCCTCACACGCTTGAGTTCACCAGCGACCCGCACCGGCTGCTGCGCGAGGCCGAACGCGTCCTGATGCCCGAGGGGCAACTGGTGATTCTCGGATTTAATTCGCTTTCGCTGTGGGGCGCACGGCAATCGGTTGGCAAAATGACCGGTTGCCCGTTTGTCCCCGCCACGCACGATCTGATCGCCTTCACCCGCATCAAAGACTGGATCAAATTATTGGGTTTTGACCTTGAACGCGGACGCTTCGGCTGTTACCGTCCACCGCTTGCCAGCGACAAATGGCTCTCGCGCTACGCTTTCATGGAAGCCGCGGGCGACCGCTGGTGGCCCATCTTTGGTGCGGCGTACATGATCAAGGCTGTCAAGCGTGTGCGCGGCATGCATCTGGTCGGGCCAGTGAAAGTCAAAAAAACTGTTTTGCCCCCCGGACTCACGCCGGCCGCCACACCCCACACACGTAATGCACGCGACCACACACCATGACGCCAGATTTCATCGACATCTTCACTGACGGCGCCTGCAAGGGCAATCCTGGGCCCGGCGGCTGGGGCGCACTGCTTCGCTTTGGCACTCAGGAAAAAGAGCTGTTTGGCGGCGAACCCAACACCACCAATAACCGCATGGAGCTGATGGCCGTCATCGCCGCACTGGAGGCTTTGAAGCGCCCGTGCAAAGCCATCGTTCATACCGATTCGCAGTATGTGCAAAAAGGCATTAGCGAATGGATTCACGGCTGGAAAAAGAAAAACTGGATGACGGCAGCCAAAACCCCGGTGAAAAATGCCGATCTATGGAAGCGGCTCGATGCGATCGTGCAACAACACGACATCGAATGGCGCTGGGTCAAAGGCCACGCGGGTCATCCAGAAAACGAACGCGCCGATGCGCTAGCCAATCAGGGCGTCGCGGCGCTTTTGGCACAGGTTTAAGTCATTGAGTCATTGAGTCATTGAGTCATTGAGTCATTGAGTCATTGAGTCATTGAGTCACGCGGCGTTTGCGCGCCTGGCTTTCCTGTTTTTTTCATACGTTTTTCATTCGCCTTAGAGCAAAGTCATCCGACATGCGTCAACTTATTCTCGATACCGAAACCACCGGCCTGAATCCGCGCACGGGCGACCGCATTATCGAAATCGGCTGCGTCGAGCTTCTGAATCGCCGCCTGACAGGCAAGAATTTGCATTTTTATGTCAATCCAGAACGTGACAGCGACCCCGGGGCGCTCGCCGTTCATGGCTTGACCACAGAGTTTTTAAGCGACAAGCCGAAGTTCGCTGAGATTGCCGAACCCTTGCGCGATTTCGTCCAGGGCGCGGAACTGATCATTCACAACGCGCCATTTGATATCGGCTTTCTCAATGCCGAGTTCGCCCGGCTGGGATTACCGCCGTTCGAACAGCATTGCGACGGCATCATCGACACGCTCGCTCAAGCCAAGAGCATGTTTCCCGGAAAGCGGAACTCACTGGATGCGCTGTGTGACCGCTTCGGCATCAGCAATGCGCATCGCACGCTGCACGGCGCGCTGCTCGACTCCGAACTGCTCGCAGATGTTTATCTAGCCATGACGCGAGGCCAGGAAAACCTGGTCATTGAGCTAGGCGACGAGACCCCCGCGAATCACGAGATGGCCCTGCCGTTGCCTGGGATAGCGCTTGAAGCGCTTGATTTGCTGGTACTGGCTGCCAGCGATGAAGAGCAGAAAGCCCACGAAGCCGTGCTGGATGGGCTGGATCAGGCGCTCAAGGCTAGCAGTGTCTGGCGTGCCGGGGCTTAATGCGGGGGCTTAATGCCGGGGGCTTAAGTGAGGGCCGAAGTGACGAAGCCACCTGGACGCCTCGCTGGGGCACCTGATTGAGTACCCAATAGATAGAAAATGCTTTACGGGGCGCGATTACACTGACATAATGGAAAGCTATTCGGGTGGTTAGCTCAGCGGTAGAGCACTGCCTTCACACGGCAGGGGTCACAGGTTCAATCCCTGTACCACCCACCACTCTCCGAGACAATACGGAGACAGTGGTCCCGAATAGAGAAGCAGCATAAAGCAGCATGGCAACATTCCAGCAGCGCCCAAATGGGAACTAAACTGCAAAGGGAACTGGACTGCAAAGGTCCACAAGCAAGGCTTCCCAACTCAATCTGCAACATTTCCCACAAAAGCTGAAGTCCAGCGGCACTTCTATCGGTAGCGAACGCAATCCGTGATCGCGCATCCAGGCGAACGGTGACGACCGTCTGTGAAGATAGGCACATCTACAAAAGTTGCGGCCTCTAACCACCGTCCAAACCTCACGTAGCGATCGCCATGCTTCGAGCCTCGGCCCGCTTCGCCAATATACTCGTCGCTATCACGCCATGCCATGTCGAGTGCAACAATGGAAACCCAAACTAACGCGTCCGGCTCGACATCGTCCCATCCTGCGCCCAAGACGTGTCGTCGCCACACCGGCGCGTTCATCCATCTCATCTCGCCCCCACGGGCTTTCCGTTACCTAATGCGCGAGCATCGCGCCAAGACTGAGTTCGTCGGCAACTTTCTTCAATCGCTTGTCACGCGTCCAGATGGTGATGCCCGGTTGTAGTCGCGCGGACGCCAACAGCGACGTGTCGACGTATCCAATTCCACGATTGAACAAACCTTCGCGCTCGATCAGATAAAACGTCTCCTCCGGTGTTGCAACTGGCGCACGTGGAAGATCGAGCAACGCGCCAAGCACGAGGTCACGCTCGCGCAGACTACCGAGCGAAATCTCACCTATCACGTAAGGATGAGCCAGCACACGCTCCTCGACAAGCAAGGTACTCAGCACAGGATCAGAAGCGTTGATATGGTCAATCCAGACCGACGTGTCGACAAGAATCATTCGACGTCCTGCCGGCGCCGCGGCGCGCCCTTGATGCCGGGTTGGCTACCGCCAAGATTAGCGAGTCGTTTCGCGGCTTCACGCTGGATCAAGGCCTTTAGCGCTTCGCGCACGAGTGCCGTTTTTTCCTCAACACCTGTATAAGCTTGAGCTTTGGCGATCAAATCGTCATCAAGCGCAATGGTTGTTCGCATGGGACTCTCCAGAAATATAGGCACTAGTTATAGCATCATTTGATGCTATTTTCACGCACTTCATCGTCTCGTAATTTGCTCGCTTCACCCCGGCATTCCGATGCAGTTGGGCTTGAGAATGGTGAAACCACACGTGAACCCCGACCAGATATCGCATTTTCGGAAAATTCCCCGGGACACATGAGCGCCCAAGCGCATTCAATCCGCATTGAACCGCCCCGGATTTTGCGGAGGCTCCACGCTTGAAAGGAATCCGTTGAACTGGCAACGCTGGAGTGGGTGGCCTGGTTCAATCATTATCGATTGATGGAACCCCTCGGCTATATCCCGCCCGCCGAAGCTGAGGCAAATTTCTATCGGCAACTTGAAACAGCTGCCGCTGAACCCGCATCAACTTAAACCAGCCAGCCTCCACGATTCCCGGGACGGTTCAGCCAGCTAAACAGACTGAATCAAAACCTTATTATTTAGTTTTAACCAGCGTGCTTGTATCGATATGATCGAATGATTTCCCATATATCCGCAACCTGGTTTTTTGCGTATATTTCACAGTTTTATCAGAAATATCAAAACTAATTGAAAAATCCTTGGTTTTAGCATTTTTCGACATATATCTGGATTCAGCTACCCCTTGAGGTCCGGATTGCAAAACCATTTTATCCCCCGCCTTACCTTCCGCCACAATACAAACAGCCCTTGGGATACAAAAAGAGTCATAAACCATTTGATTTTTTTTGTCGTAGATTAAATAACCTCTCTGGTCATGAAATTTTTTCTTGTCTTTTTTTCTAAATGCCTCCTGTTTGAAATACATCGCAACCAGATACTGGTCACTTGCATTGGTTGCATCCGCGGCTGGCTCAAAAGTCCATACTTCATCATAGGGCTCGACTGCGGAACCCCCTTTGCCAACGTTCGAACCCGTTTGTCCTGGCGCCAAATCCACGCCGCCAGAATCCACTACTTTCCAGGTTCCAGCCAGTTTAGCTAGCGGGCCAAAGTCCATGCCATTAATTACCGTCTCTTGTGCAGAAGCTGCGCTTGATAATGCAAGGACCATGCAAGCAATAATTTTATTCATAAGCGATGAACCTCATTTGTTGTCACTGATTGAAGCACCCGGCAGCAAGAGGGTGGAAAAATCAGGCCAGCAAGTCAGCCACTTCAATGTGACAGGTTAATTTTTAAAAACACGTTCCATTAATGCCCAATCTCATCAGGCCGATTGTCGGCCTGCCTTCCAAAAAGCCGGATAAAACTATCACAATCCGAACCCCGTTTAGTCACTTCCAATCGAAATACTCTTTATTTATTAACTGGAACTGGGATTATTCGTGGATTTAACTTAAGTTATTTTCAAATAATTAAGATTTTTCTTGATCGGAGATTGTCTCGCTTAGAACCTCTCGCTTAGAACCTATAACCCGGCTCCGCGAACGGCAAGCTGATCGCCTTAATCGCCCTGATCGCCCTGGCCGGCAGACTCATGCCGCCGCCGCATCCACACGTGGGTAGTGTGGGGCGACGTATTTCAGATACGCCTGCGCCAGCTTCGCGTCGTACAGGTTTCTCGCGTAGTTCGGGCCGTTATAAAGCTTGGCAAACTGAATCCACTTGCGGCTTTTCAGGGCCGCTAGCAGGGAGGAATCCGCCGCGATGAAGCGCACGAAGGCATCGAGCTGGGCGCTCTCATTGCTCTCCATGTGGGCGACGAAGTCATCGGCGCTGGCGTAACCGAGGCGCTGCCAGTGGTGGCCCATTATCTGAAATGCGCCCCAGCTCGACGATTCCCATGCCGCAACGGGGTCGATCCGCTCGGCGCGGGTGAGACGCGTGTATTCGGCGGCCCCCCCCTGGTAGCCCCCGACCTTCTGCGAAACGATATTGGGCAGTTGCACGGCAAGCGGCGCAGGGTCGATGCCATGGTTTTCGAGCCGCTGCCAGAACTTGTGACGCTCAAAAAGAATGA from Paraburkholderia hayleyella encodes:
- a CDS encoding transglycosylase SLT domain-containing protein; this encodes MRFIFSALLVLTLAACASTEPVAKRSPAASTVFNPASKQAVADALRKTASANETIDIDQGSVTQLTSGDSDLWGRIRRGFQMPDLRSDLVDMQVTWYAQRPEYVQRMTERSQKYLYHIVEELEARHMPTELALLPFIESAYNPQALSVAKAAGMWQFIPGTGRSYKLKQNMWQDERRDVLASTSAALDYLSRLHDMFGDWYLALAAYNWGEGNVQRAIARNEAAGLPTDYQSLRMPNETRHYVPKLQAVKDIVANPQTYGLTLPPIPNHPYFVTVTTSRDIDVDTAAKLANMTSDEFRSLNPSFRKPVILGATQPQILLPFDNASAFERNLRTYTGSLSSWTTYTVTERAGPAVIAQKIGVDASTLMAVNKIPAGMRLKPGSTIVVPRGDDDEDISADVAESGMLAMEPDVPDTRKMLIRVRRKQTMAALAVRYGVSVAQLRSWNKSHGTVVAPGQVVVLHVPVGRALPSEPGPQRIATNVRGGRVEKISTHVRAAKGAQGAHGKKASASSGTARGAKTASPASKGKPVAKAASKTSKVASR
- a CDS encoding class I SAM-dependent methyltransferase, encoding MSNRPIIDWPAWTHSPPGRYVLQWEQAQLDHVVSDIFGYHALQLGLPQLDALRENRMPCRGLVLDTASGASAPYTVPPATRIKTLAQQHAPADRSTLWCDLLDLPFEAQSVDLIVMPHTLEFTSDPHRLLREAERVLMPEGQLVILGFNSLSLWGARQSVGKMTGCPFVPATHDLIAFTRIKDWIKLLGFDLERGRFGCYRPPLASDKWLSRYAFMEAAGDRWWPIFGAAYMIKAVKRVRGMHLVGPVKVKKTVLPPGLTPAATPHTRNARDHTP
- the carA gene encoding glutamine-hydrolyzing carbamoyl-phosphate synthase small subunit, which encodes MLPSLPPALLALADGTVFRGYSIGAAGHTVGEVVFNTAMTGYQEILTDPSYARQIVTLTYPHIGNVGVNDEDVEASKVHAAGLIIRDLPVQMSNFRAQRSLSDYLTAEGVVAIAGIDTRKLTRLLRDKGAQNGAIVAGLDDEARAIELARAFPGLAGMDLAKVVSTPSSFAWTQAEWRLGQGYGVQEAPKYRVVAFDFGVKYNILRMLAERGCHVTVLPAEASAADALALRPDGIFLSNGPGDPEPCEYAIAATKTLIEQGIPTFGICLGHQIMGLALGAKTVKMKTGHHGANHPVKDLEDGRVVITSQNHGFAVDAATLPANARVTHVSLFDGSLQGFALTDRPAFCFQGHPEASPGPHDIAYLFDRFTALMDAAQGSRSTAA
- a CDS encoding type II toxin-antitoxin system VapC family toxin; this encodes MILVDTSVWIDHINASDPVLSTLLVEERVLAHPYVIGEISLGSLRERDLVLGALLDLPRAPVATPEETFYLIEREGLFNRGIGYVDTSLLASARLQPGITIWTRDKRLKKVADELSLGAMLAH
- the rnhA gene encoding ribonuclease HI, whose product is MTPDFIDIFTDGACKGNPGPGGWGALLRFGTQEKELFGGEPNTTNNRMELMAVIAALEALKRPCKAIVHTDSQYVQKGISEWIHGWKKKNWMTAAKTPVKNADLWKRLDAIVQQHDIEWRWVKGHAGHPENERADALANQGVAALLAQV
- the dnaQ gene encoding DNA polymerase III subunit epsilon, producing MRQLILDTETTGLNPRTGDRIIEIGCVELLNRRLTGKNLHFYVNPERDSDPGALAVHGLTTEFLSDKPKFAEIAEPLRDFVQGAELIIHNAPFDIGFLNAEFARLGLPPFEQHCDGIIDTLAQAKSMFPGKRNSLDALCDRFGISNAHRTLHGALLDSELLADVYLAMTRGQENLVIELGDETPANHEMALPLPGIALEALDLLVLAASDEEQKAHEAVLDGLDQALKASSVWRAGA
- a CDS encoding heme-binding beta-barrel domain-containing protein: MNKIIACMVLALSSAASAQETVINGMDFGPLAKLAGTWKVVDSGGVDLAPGQTGSNVGKGGSAVEPYDEVWTFEPAADATNASDQYLVAMYFKQEAFRKKDKKKFHDQRGYLIYDKKNQMVYDSFCIPRAVCIVAEGKAGDKMVLQSGPQGVAESRYMSKNAKTKDFSISFDISDKTVKYTQKTRLRIYGKSFDHIDTSTLVKTK
- the gloB gene encoding hydroxyacylglutathione hydrolase is translated as MNALEYVPVPAFEDNYIWLVSDGTHAVAVDPGDAAPVRACLAQRGWRLGAILLTHHHRDHVGGVADLLNDHVVPVYGPAREAIRHLTYPVGAADRISLEQPALDLAVLDVPGHTLGHIAYFQAADNNGPPHLFCGDTLFSCGCGRLFEGTPAQMLASLDALAALPDATLVHCAHEYTLSNIRFALACEPGNAALQAWRTEAEALRERGLPTLPTTLAHERKVNPFLRTGSAEIQETLAQQFHETVPDRLAVFTLMREWKNRFR
- a CDS encoding type II toxin-antitoxin system VapB family antitoxin — protein: MRTTIALDDDLIAKAQAYTGVEEKTALVREALKALIQREAAKRLANLGGSQPGIKGAPRRRQDVE
- a CDS encoding N-acetylmuramidase domain-containing protein; amino-acid sequence: MKIHRRGDCGDDVGLLQHRLIRAGQPVTVNYLYDDETELAVAALQRCAGLVVDGIAGPKTYATLANGQRDRKHLRDADLIEAADALGVPVACIRAVNEVESRGSGFLPDGRPVILFERHKFWQRLENHGIDPAPLAVQLPNIVSQKVGGYQGGAAEYTRLTRAERIDPVAAWESSSWGAFQIMGHHWQRLGYASADDFVAHMESNESAQLDAFVRFIAADSSLLAALKSRKWIQFAKLYNGPNYARNLYDAKLAQAYLKYVAPHYPRVDAAAA
- a CDS encoding MFS transporter, whose protein sequence is MSSTQTRVFFLFSLGYFVSYVFRGINLGFAPFITHDLGLSAVDLGLLTSLYFLGFASAQIPAGVFLDHYGSRRVTAATLLFAAVGVWVFGTAHSLGVMMVGRLLTGVGVSVCLGAAFKALAQYFPVGRLPLMNGLVMAVGGLGGVVVGSPLTWMLGFTGWRTICMALGVLTVLVAVSIWACVPDTRETHRQASLAGQFKGTLHILKSAAFWKIASFSVVTQGVFYAMQSLWVGAWLRDVAGLASAEAAALVSVLGVAMMAGCVGFGAAARSLERRGVSLYAFCGGGMVLFVMAQLLIMLGAPLPASLLWGAYGIFGGTGILSYAILARHFPAHLIGRANTTFTLVIFLLIFGFQLGVGAVLSLWPMTAGHYPSAAHLSAWSILLVLQVLSAIWYFLPSRTLARPLA